A window of Dorea formicigenerans contains these coding sequences:
- a CDS encoding V-type ATP synthase subunit D, translating into MAIKLTKNEQKVQKDHLKQYQRYLPTLQLKKQQLQSVIMKTKAELEQKEVERAQMIGDLDDWVAVFAENEIFDEEKKLDHLVQPETVICKNENIAGVTVPTFQELTFKDIVYDVDDYPLWVDTAIVKLREIARLDALVSTLRKQETLLENELRATSQRVNLFEKVKIPEAKENIRVIGVFLGDQQTAAVVRGKISKKKLVEAAK; encoded by the coding sequence ATGGCTATCAAACTTACAAAAAATGAGCAGAAGGTGCAGAAAGACCACCTGAAACAGTATCAGCGCTATCTTCCTACTCTGCAGCTTAAAAAACAGCAGTTGCAATCGGTAATTATGAAGACGAAAGCTGAACTGGAGCAGAAGGAAGTCGAACGTGCTCAGATGATTGGAGACTTGGATGACTGGGTTGCAGTTTTCGCGGAGAATGAAATCTTCGATGAAGAGAAAAAACTCGATCACCTGGTACAGCCAGAGACAGTTATCTGTAAGAATGAGAACATCGCAGGTGTAACGGTTCCAACATTTCAGGAGCTGACATTTAAAGACATTGTTTACGATGTTGACGACTATCCTTTGTGGGTTGATACTGCAATTGTAAAACTTCGTGAGATTGCTCGTCTGGATGCATTGGTATCTACACTTCGAAAACAGGAAACACTTCTTGAGAATGAGCTTCGTGCTACATCTCAGAGAGTAAATCTGTTCGAGAAAGTTAAGATTCCGGAGGCAAAGGAGAATATCCGTGTGATTGGTGTATTCCTTGGAGATCAGCAGACAGCGGCAGTTGTTCGCGGAAAGATTTCAAAGAAAAAACTTGTGGAGGCGGCAAAATGA
- a CDS encoding V-type ATP synthase subunit B, with product MQKVYTKIESIVGNVVTVKAEGVRLGDLALVGDSYATVIKLDRDIVSLQVFAGAQGVGTNDSVRFLDRPMMVSFSEHLLGRVFDGAGVPRDHGPALTENMIPIGGPSFNPAKRILPKNMIRTGIPMIDVFNTLVESQKLPIFSISGEPYNALLSRIALQAEVDVIVLGGMGLKYDDYLTFRDTLEKGGAMSHTVMFIHTAADPIVECTLVPDMSLAVAEQFALAGKKVLVLLTDMTNYADAQKEMAITMEQVPSNRGYPGDLYSCLASRYEKAVDIEGAGSITILGVTTMPGDDVTHPVPDNTGYITEGQYYLKNGHIEPFGSLSRLKQNVNGKTRDDHRALMDGMIRLYSQYKEALEKKSMGFLMSEWDEKLLKYGELFETKLMDLSVNIPLENALDLGWEILAECFEPNETGLKTSLLKERWPKKEALN from the coding sequence GTGCAGAAAGTATATACAAAAATTGAATCAATCGTCGGTAACGTTGTTACTGTTAAAGCAGAAGGTGTTCGTCTTGGCGACCTTGCTTTAGTAGGTGACAGTTACGCGACAGTTATTAAACTTGACAGAGACATTGTATCTCTTCAGGTATTTGCAGGTGCACAGGGTGTTGGAACCAACGATTCTGTTCGTTTCCTTGACAGACCTATGATGGTTTCCTTCTCAGAGCATCTGCTCGGACGTGTATTTGACGGAGCAGGAGTTCCAAGAGACCACGGTCCGGCACTTACAGAGAACATGATTCCGATTGGTGGACCTTCATTTAACCCTGCAAAACGTATTCTTCCTAAGAATATGATCCGTACAGGTATTCCGATGATCGACGTGTTCAATACACTGGTAGAGAGCCAGAAACTCCCGATTTTCTCTATTTCAGGTGAGCCTTACAATGCGTTACTTTCACGTATCGCTCTTCAGGCAGAAGTAGATGTTATCGTACTTGGAGGTATGGGTCTGAAATATGACGATTACCTTACATTCCGCGATACACTTGAAAAAGGTGGAGCAATGAGCCACACAGTTATGTTTATTCATACAGCAGCTGACCCGATCGTTGAGTGTACACTGGTTCCAGATATGTCTCTTGCTGTTGCAGAGCAGTTCGCTCTTGCCGGAAAGAAAGTACTTGTACTTCTTACTGACATGACAAACTACGCAGATGCACAGAAAGAGATGGCTATCACGATGGAGCAGGTACCATCAAACCGTGGTTATCCGGGAGACCTTTACAGTTGCCTTGCATCTCGTTATGAGAAGGCGGTTGATATCGAGGGTGCAGGTTCTATCACAATCCTTGGTGTTACAACAATGCCAGGTGATGATGTAACTCATCCGGTACCTGATAATACAGGTTATATCACTGAAGGTCAGTATTATTTGAAAAATGGACATATCGAGCCATTCGGTTCTCTTTCACGTCTGAAACAGAACGTAAATGGTAAGACAAGAGATGACCACCGTGCATTGATGGATGGCATGATTCGTCTGTACTCACAGTACAAGGAAGCTCTCGAGAAGAAATCCATGGGATTCCTTATGAGTGAATGGGACGAGAAACTCCTGAAATACGGTGAATTGTTCGAAACAAAATTAATGGACCTTAGTGTTAATATCCCACTTGAAAATGCACTTGATCTTGGTTGGGAAATTCTTGCAGAGTGCTTCGAGCCAAATGAGACTGGTTTGAAGACAAGTCTTCTGAAAGAAAGATGGCCAAAGAAAGAGGCATTAAACTAA
- a CDS encoding tRNA (cytidine(34)-2'-O)-methyltransferase — protein MLNIVLHEPEIPANTGNIGRTCVATNTRLHLIEPLGFRLDEKNLKRAGMDYWGSLDVTTYIDYADFLERNPGAKIYMATTKAPKVYTEVSYEPDCYIMFGKESAGIPEEILVQHQEDCVRIPMVGDIRSLNLSNSVSIVLYEALRQNGFAGMNLEGHLHRLHWGDSGKLL, from the coding sequence ATGCTAAATATCGTACTGCACGAACCGGAGATACCAGCGAATACTGGGAATATCGGACGCACATGTGTGGCAACTAATACCAGATTACATCTGATCGAACCATTAGGATTTCGTCTGGATGAGAAAAACCTGAAACGGGCCGGTATGGATTACTGGGGAAGTCTGGATGTGACTACATACATTGATTATGCGGATTTTCTGGAACGCAATCCAGGAGCAAAGATCTACATGGCGACGACCAAGGCACCGAAGGTGTACACGGAAGTGAGTTATGAACCGGATTGCTATATTATGTTCGGAAAAGAGAGTGCGGGGATACCGGAGGAGATTTTGGTACAACATCAGGAAGACTGTGTAAGAATTCCGATGGTGGGTGATATCAGATCTTTAAACTTAAGCAATTCCGTGTCGATTGTTCTTTATGAAGCTCTGCGGCAAAATGGCTTTGCAGGGATGAATCTGGAAGGACATCTGCACAGATTACACTGGGGAGACTCAGGGAAACTATTATAA
- a CDS encoding aminotransferase class I/II-fold pyridoxal phosphate-dependent enzyme, whose translation MRDPLSKKITGIAPSGIRKFFDIVSEMPDAISLGVGEPDFDTPWRVREEGIYTLEKGRTFYTSNAGLKELRQEISNYLDRKIHVRYDYVHEVMVTVGGSEGIDLTMRAMLNPGDEVLVPEPSYVSYAPCVTLADGVPVPIPMKEENEFKLTAEELEAAITPKTKILVLPFPNNPTGAIMTKEDLEPIAKLVEKYDLYVLSDEIYSELTYKTEHVSIASLPGMRERTLVVNGFSKGLAMTGWRLGYICGPQIIMEQMVKIHQYAILCAPTNSQYAAIEGLKNCDDEIQKMRTAYNERRRYLMHTFKEMGLRCFEPFGAFYVFPNIQEFGMTSEEFATELLREEKVAVVPGSAFGASGEGYIRISYAYSLDDLKEALGRVNHFIEKLRKK comes from the coding sequence ATGAGAGATCCATTATCTAAGAAAATAACCGGCATTGCACCGTCAGGTATCCGTAAATTTTTTGATATTGTAAGCGAGATGCCAGATGCAATTTCCCTTGGAGTGGGGGAGCCGGATTTTGACACTCCTTGGAGAGTACGGGAGGAAGGAATCTATACTCTGGAAAAAGGACGTACATTTTATACGTCAAATGCAGGACTTAAGGAACTGCGTCAGGAAATCAGCAACTACCTGGACAGAAAGATCCATGTGCGTTATGACTATGTGCATGAGGTTATGGTAACGGTTGGCGGAAGTGAGGGAATTGACCTTACCATGCGTGCTATGCTAAATCCGGGAGATGAAGTGCTTGTGCCTGAGCCGTCTTATGTATCCTACGCACCGTGTGTCACACTGGCAGATGGTGTGCCGGTGCCGATTCCGATGAAAGAGGAGAATGAATTCAAACTAACAGCAGAAGAACTGGAAGCTGCAATCACACCGAAGACAAAAATTCTGGTGCTTCCGTTCCCGAATAACCCGACCGGCGCGATCATGACAAAAGAAGACCTGGAACCGATTGCCAAACTTGTAGAGAAATATGATCTCTATGTATTGTCTGATGAGATTTATTCAGAACTGACTTATAAGACAGAACATGTTTCCATTGCATCCCTTCCTGGTATGCGGGAGAGGACGCTGGTCGTAAATGGATTCTCAAAAGGTCTTGCCATGACGGGATGGAGACTGGGGTACATATGCGGACCGCAGATCATCATGGAGCAGATGGTGAAGATCCATCAGTACGCAATCCTGTGTGCACCGACAAACAGTCAGTATGCAGCAATCGAGGGATTGAAGAACTGTGATGATGAGATTCAGAAGATGCGCACAGCATATAATGAGAGAAGACGTTATCTTATGCATACGTTTAAAGAAATGGGGCTTCGTTGCTTTGAGCCATTTGGAGCATTTTATGTGTTCCCGAACATTCAGGAGTTTGGGATGACGTCTGAAGAATTTGCGACGGAACTGCTTCGAGAGGAGAAGGTCGCAGTTGTTCCGGGAAGTGCATTTGGTGCAAGTGGAGAAGGATATATCCGAATTTCCTACGCATATTCATTGGACGATTTGAAAGAAGCGCTCGGACGGGTAAATCATTTTATCGAAAAACTGAGAAAAAAATAG
- a CDS encoding AIR synthase-related protein, whose protein sequence is MKFETEHGCVVSEMATAYGNSKQIGRYAIAAAMNEVLTRAERVDQMEIRVCAPLEEKKTHLYDVKAEAARCAREHGQTFWEPEIIRAAWAAGTFVQVNALAADVKQQAWNKETMRAGQDIVLTKWIGLEGTLRILDEKRRELGKRFSGTFLHQVEEFRETIFAEREIRVAKAGGVSVMRQVGEGGIFAALYRLAKEADTGLVVDLKAMPVRQETIEICEYYKLNPYQLASTGNILMICDDGEALADALRKEETEAAVIGRLTDNNDKIIQNGEDIRYIDRPAPDELMKI, encoded by the coding sequence ATGAAGTTTGAGACAGAACATGGCTGTGTGGTCAGTGAGATGGCAACAGCTTACGGAAATTCAAAACAGATAGGAAGATATGCAATTGCGGCGGCAATGAATGAAGTGCTGACGCGGGCGGAACGGGTGGATCAGATGGAAATCAGAGTCTGTGCACCGCTGGAAGAAAAGAAAACGCATCTTTATGATGTGAAAGCTGAAGCCGCGCGCTGCGCAAGAGAACACGGTCAGACGTTTTGGGAGCCGGAGATTATCCGCGCAGCCTGGGCAGCAGGTACATTTGTACAGGTGAACGCTTTGGCGGCTGATGTAAAGCAGCAGGCGTGGAACAAGGAGACGATGCGAGCCGGTCAGGACATTGTCCTTACAAAATGGATTGGTCTGGAGGGAACTCTACGTATTCTGGATGAAAAAAGAAGAGAACTTGGAAAGCGTTTTTCCGGAACTTTTTTGCATCAGGTAGAGGAATTCCGAGAGACCATCTTCGCAGAACGTGAAATCAGGGTTGCAAAAGCCGGAGGCGTATCTGTCATGCGCCAGGTTGGAGAAGGCGGTATCTTTGCCGCACTTTACAGACTGGCTAAGGAAGCTGATACCGGACTTGTAGTGGATCTCAAGGCAATGCCTGTGAGACAGGAAACAATCGAGATTTGTGAATATTATAAGCTCAATCCGTATCAGCTTGCTTCCACGGGAAACATATTAATGATATGTGATGACGGGGAAGCACTGGCAGATGCGCTTCGAAAAGAGGAGACAGAGGCGGCTGTGATCGGACGCCTTACGGATAATAATGACAAAATAATACAGAATGGGGAGGACATCCGCTATATCGACCGTCCTGCTCCGGACGAATTGATGAAGATATAG
- a CDS encoding Lrp/AsnC family transcriptional regulator, translating into MNEIRSEILKHLEKNSKADLGELAILLGTDEISVANEIADMEKEGIICGYHTLIDWDKAGRGFVNALIEVRVTPQRERGFDHMADRIVNYPEVTAVYLISGSYDYLVSIDGKTLMEVSRFVSEKLSTLEGVVGTTTHFVLKKYKDHGTILKHEKKEERIPVMP; encoded by the coding sequence ATGAACGAAATTCGTAGTGAGATATTAAAACATCTGGAAAAGAACAGCAAAGCTGATCTTGGGGAACTTGCAATTTTACTTGGGACAGACGAAATTTCTGTTGCAAATGAAATTGCAGACATGGAGAAAGAAGGGATTATCTGTGGTTACCATACACTGATCGACTGGGACAAAGCCGGAAGAGGTTTTGTGAATGCATTGATCGAAGTTCGCGTGACCCCGCAGAGAGAGCGTGGATTTGACCATATGGCTGACCGTATTGTGAACTATCCGGAAGTAACTGCAGTTTACCTGATTTCCGGATCTTATGATTACCTTGTCAGCATTGACGGAAAGACACTGATGGAAGTATCAAGATTCGTATCAGAGAAGTTATCGACTCTGGAAGGTGTAGTAGGAACAACGACACATTTCGTCTTAAAGAAATATAAGGATCATGGAACGATTCTGAAACATGAGAAAAAAGAAGAAAGGATACCGGTGATGCCATAA
- a CDS encoding V-type ATP synthase subunit I → MIEKMKMVYVVSSVSKKDEMLDGLRDLGLLHLAEKKSPARAASERFTTLSKTAGVLLDYAPDKKSKGKEEAPILSDEQFEEMYQGVLAALDKKSALSQEMSAAGAEIERVKAWGDFAPAELKELKEAGYDLHFYRLAKNEFEMAEQDPEVKMIRLATIDKMDTVAVIGALPATIPAAEFAIPEKGISELTKEIEECQRQNAECDEILKKAAVYDASFQAQMLKAQNEENYSSASETAESDEDFVWISGYLPEEDLPKFKEAASANKWAWAQEDVAEDDDQVPTKVKYGKVSGLIQPVFDILGILPGYRESDISLWFFLFFTLFFAMIIGDAGYGMLILIGTIVFAVKTKGEKKYSNIVYLLFVLSIATVIWGAITGTWFGMESAMNVPFLKALVIPSFANYPDYFGVTALAQQNTIMKFSFSVGAIQMALGSLISIKKKIAEKNLSWVADLGWLVAIVAMYLLSLYLVIGESINITPVFAMIGVAFLLVVLFGAMSPDRTFAQGLKAGLADAFTVFLNTISCFGNVMSYIRLFAVGMAGLAISQSFNGIAAGFHGPLIILAVVVVLIGHGLNIIMCFLSVVVHGVRLNVLEFSGQAGLEWTGIAYEPFKVNDKIIK, encoded by the coding sequence ATGATTGAAAAGATGAAAATGGTCTATGTCGTGTCATCCGTCTCCAAGAAAGATGAGATGCTCGATGGACTTCGGGATCTCGGACTTCTGCATCTGGCAGAGAAGAAAAGTCCGGCACGCGCAGCGTCAGAAAGATTTACAACACTTTCTAAGACTGCCGGAGTATTATTAGACTATGCGCCGGATAAAAAATCCAAGGGGAAAGAAGAAGCTCCGATCCTTTCAGACGAACAGTTTGAAGAGATGTATCAGGGCGTGCTTGCAGCACTAGACAAAAAGTCAGCGCTGTCCCAGGAAATGAGTGCAGCAGGTGCAGAGATAGAACGAGTAAAAGCATGGGGCGATTTCGCACCGGCTGAATTAAAAGAATTAAAAGAAGCAGGGTATGATCTTCATTTTTACCGTCTGGCAAAAAATGAATTTGAGATGGCTGAGCAGGATCCGGAAGTTAAAATGATCCGTCTTGCTACTATTGATAAGATGGATACCGTTGCTGTAATCGGAGCTTTGCCGGCAACAATTCCGGCAGCAGAGTTCGCAATTCCGGAAAAAGGAATCAGTGAACTTACAAAAGAGATTGAGGAGTGCCAGCGTCAGAACGCAGAGTGCGACGAGATTCTTAAAAAAGCTGCTGTATATGATGCCAGTTTTCAGGCTCAGATGCTCAAAGCTCAGAACGAGGAGAATTATTCTTCCGCAAGTGAGACCGCAGAAAGCGATGAGGATTTCGTATGGATTTCAGGATATCTTCCAGAGGAAGACCTTCCAAAATTCAAAGAAGCGGCTTCAGCAAATAAATGGGCTTGGGCGCAGGAAGACGTAGCAGAGGACGACGATCAGGTACCTACGAAAGTTAAATACGGAAAAGTCTCCGGACTGATCCAGCCGGTATTTGATATCTTAGGAATCCTTCCGGGATACAGAGAGTCTGATATCTCACTTTGGTTCTTCCTGTTCTTCACACTGTTCTTTGCAATGATCATCGGTGATGCCGGATATGGTATGCTGATTCTGATCGGAACAATAGTATTTGCAGTGAAGACAAAAGGCGAAAAGAAATATAGCAACATAGTTTACTTATTATTTGTACTTTCAATTGCAACCGTTATATGGGGAGCGATTACCGGTACCTGGTTCGGAATGGAGTCAGCAATGAATGTTCCGTTCTTGAAAGCACTGGTAATTCCAAGCTTTGCAAACTATCCGGATTACTTCGGAGTTACAGCTCTTGCACAGCAGAACACGATTATGAAGTTCTCATTCTCTGTAGGAGCAATTCAGATGGCGCTTGGTAGTCTGATCTCTATTAAGAAAAAGATTGCTGAGAAGAACCTGAGCTGGGTTGCAGACCTTGGCTGGCTCGTAGCAATTGTAGCAATGTATTTATTATCACTTTATCTGGTAATCGGAGAGAGCATTAACATCACACCGGTATTTGCAATGATTGGTGTAGCATTTTTACTTGTTGTTCTCTTCGGTGCAATGTCACCGGATCGTACATTTGCACAGGGACTGAAAGCTGGTCTTGCAGATGCGTTTACCGTATTCCTGAATACGATCAGCTGCTTTGGTAACGTAATGAGTTATATCCGTCTGTTCGCAGTAGGTATGGCAGGACTTGCCATTTCTCAGAGCTTTAACGGAATCGCAGCAGGATTCCACGGACCGCTTATTATTCTCGCTGTTGTAGTTGTACTCATCGGACACGGACTGAATATTATCATGTGTTT
- a CDS encoding V-type ATP synthase subunit A has product METVTGYVTGINGNLANVSFDGAVHKNEVAYILVDGKRLKGEVIRINNGVASMQIYEMSNGIKVGDQVEFTGELMSVELGPGLLTQVFDGLQNPLPDLAEQCGFFLERGVYLDPIPDRDWEFTPSVAVGDSVEAGDSIGSVPEGLFKHEIMVPFTLKGSDWTVKSIKEKGSYNVRATICVIANSKGEEKELSMVISQPIKQAVKCYDERLRPDEPLVTQLRCVDAFLPVAKGGTFCVPGPFGAGKTVLQHMEAKNGEADIVIVAACGERAGEVVEILKEFPELEDPKTGRSLMERTIIICNTSSMPVAAREASCYTAVTLAEYYRQMGLDVLLLADSTSRWAQAMREMSGRLEEIPGEEAFPAYLESTIASFYERAGKVRLKNGKVGSVTIGGTVSPAGGNFEEPVTQATLKVVGAFHGLSRERSDARKYPAIHPMDSWSKYTGVVDMGRIEEARAILTRGNEINQMMKVVGEEGTSAEDYIIYQKGELLDAVYLQQNSFDPIDAACPPERQRQEFDKLYEALMASYDLEDKNEIRSFFNQLRQEFLDWHGTVFETPEYHEQAKKIEEFYKSKAVE; this is encoded by the coding sequence ATGGAAACAGTAACAGGATATGTAACTGGTATTAACGGAAACCTGGCAAACGTCAGCTTTGATGGTGCAGTTCATAAGAACGAAGTTGCTTATATTCTTGTTGATGGAAAACGTCTTAAAGGAGAGGTTATCCGAATCAACAATGGTGTTGCCAGCATGCAGATCTACGAGATGTCAAATGGTATCAAAGTCGGAGATCAGGTAGAGTTTACTGGTGAGCTGATGAGCGTAGAACTTGGACCAGGTCTGTTAACCCAGGTATTTGATGGACTTCAGAACCCGTTGCCGGATCTTGCAGAGCAGTGTGGATTCTTCCTTGAGAGAGGTGTGTATCTTGATCCTATTCCAGATAGAGACTGGGAGTTCACACCATCTGTAGCAGTTGGAGATTCCGTAGAAGCAGGAGATTCAATCGGTAGTGTTCCTGAAGGATTATTTAAACATGAAATTATGGTTCCGTTCACACTGAAAGGTAGTGACTGGACAGTTAAATCTATTAAAGAAAAAGGCTCTTATAATGTAAGAGCAACAATTTGCGTGATCGCAAACAGCAAAGGTGAGGAGAAAGAACTCAGCATGGTAATCTCACAGCCAATCAAACAGGCTGTAAAATGCTATGATGAGAGACTTCGTCCGGACGAGCCGCTGGTAACACAGCTTCGTTGTGTAGACGCATTCCTCCCGGTAGCAAAAGGTGGAACATTCTGCGTTCCTGGACCTTTCGGAGCTGGTAAGACAGTTCTTCAGCATATGGAAGCAAAGAATGGTGAGGCAGATATCGTTATCGTGGCAGCTTGTGGAGAGCGTGCCGGTGAGGTTGTAGAGATTCTGAAAGAGTTCCCTGAACTGGAAGATCCTAAGACAGGAAGATCTCTTATGGAAAGAACAATCATCATCTGTAATACATCTTCCATGCCGGTAGCGGCCAGAGAGGCTTCCTGCTACACAGCCGTAACACTTGCAGAGTACTACAGACAGATGGGACTTGACGTTCTTCTTCTTGCAGATTCTACAAGCCGTTGGGCACAGGCGATGCGTGAGATGTCAGGACGTCTGGAAGAGATTCCAGGTGAAGAGGCATTCCCGGCTTACCTTGAGTCTACAATCGCTTCTTTCTATGAGAGAGCTGGTAAAGTAAGACTTAAGAATGGTAAAGTCGGATCTGTTACAATCGGTGGTACAGTATCACCAGCCGGTGGTAACTTTGAGGAACCTGTAACACAGGCAACACTGAAGGTAGTTGGAGCATTCCACGGACTTTCAAGAGAGCGTTCAGATGCTCGTAAATACCCTGCAATCCATCCGATGGATTCATGGTCTAAATATACCGGTGTTGTAGATATGGGACGTATCGAAGAGGCTCGTGCAATCCTTACAAGAGGAAACGAGATCAATCAGATGATGAAGGTAGTTGGTGAGGAAGGAACATCCGCAGAAGACTACATCATTTATCAGAAAGGCGAACTTCTTGATGCTGTATATCTTCAGCAGAACTCATTCGATCCGATTGACGCAGCATGCCCACCGGAGAGACAGAGACAGGAATTCGATAAACTTTATGAAGCATTAATGGCGTCCTATGATTTGGAAGACAAGAATGAAATTCGAAGCTTCTTCAACCAGTTGAGACAGGAATTCCTTGACTGGCATGGTACTGTCTTTGAGACACCAGAATACCATGAGCAGGCGAAGAAGATTGAGGAATTCTACAAGTCAAAAGCAGTTGAGTAG